Proteins co-encoded in one Candida albicans SC5314 chromosome 3, complete sequence genomic window:
- the ATF1 gene encoding Atf1p (Putative alcohol acetyltransferase; caspofungin repressed; expression depends on Tac1p): MTLDNSIVYSRPLSVSENFFRCRTASGNYRNFVVTATYNQSLKKKLYVLVKALRKTILEYPILATTVKFDKTVNAFAYVPLKTINLSDILFFEGDEKWLTNGVINENYMKYCNETQFKLYEENVLFKLILVGDFHLSAIFEHTIGDGLVANYFHEVLLKNLAECESIEDAAFETQFGPLVFENIKAEDEIFNFSKDKLYIKNSLPPPIDPFLEDIDLDYSFGDPHFQDKIIPEGFPSKWKGRFDTVDTHDISFKLINFSKQETKIILSKCKEHKVGITSYIEVVHALTLQPIFGDNSFTTHRTAMTLRRHYTPDLAEPPYKKILSDSEYKIFGTSAHMGFVQNFPPIKVFSWDLVKKVNLDLSKAVKNKRALNQMKLWKDTGDLLDEKNMAFFDTQYNKPKADAVKISNLGFIELPEYATKNDKKWVISDMVFSQDMAPYASEFMLSVVSTPIGGMNFVLSYYDYSFEDGNWENFDEFVTKLHDNMLRYARF; this comes from the coding sequence ATGACACTCGACAACTCTATCGTTTATTCAAGGCCCTTGAGTGTTTCAGAAAACTTTTTCAGATGTCGGACAGCTAGTGGGAACTACAGAAACTTTGTCGTTACTGCAACATACAATCaaagtttgaaaaagaagttgTATGTTTTGGTCAAAGCATTAAGGAAAACTATATTGGAATATCCAATTCTTGCGACGACCGTTAAGTTTGACAAAACAGTTAATGCCTTTGCATATGTGCCTTTGAAAACCATAAATTTGAGTGACATTTTATTCTTTGAAGGAGACGAAAAGTGGCTAACAAATGGAGTGATTAATGAGAATTATATGAAATATTGCAATGAAACACAGTTCAAATTGTATGAAGAAAATGTATTGTTCAAGTTGATATTAGTTGGCGATTTTCATTTGTCAGCGATTTTTGAACATACTATTGGTGATGGTTTAGTTGCGAATTATTTTCATGAAGTTTTGCTCAAAAACTTGGCAGAATGTGAATCTATAGAAGACGCTGCATTTGAAACCCAATTTGGACCccttgtttttgaaaatatcaaagcagaagatgaaattttcaattttagcAAAGATAAACTCTACATCAAGAATTctttaccaccaccaattgACCCGTTTCTAGAGGACATTGATTTAGACTACAGTTTTGGTGACCCACACTTCCAAGACAAGATTATTCCAGAAGGTTTCCCAAGTAAATGGAAAGGAAGATTTGATACCGTTGACACACACGATATTAGTTTCAAGTTAATAAACTTTAGCAAACAAGAAACGAAAATAATACTATCTAAATGCAAAGAACATAAAGTAGGAATAACCTCATATATCGAAGTTGTTCATGCGTTGACGTTACAGCCAATTTTTGGAGATAATTCGTTCACCACACACAGAACCGCAATGACATTAAGAAGACACTATACCCCTGATTTGGCAGAGCCTCCTTACAAAAAGATTTTGTCAGATTCCGaatacaaaatatttggaaCCCTGGCTCATATGGGGTTTGTTCAGAATTTTCCACCAATAAAAGTTTTTTCTTGGGATTTGGTAAAGAAAGTAAATCTTGATTTGTCAAAAGCTGTTAAAAATAAACGTGCTCTCAATCAAATGAAGCTTTGGAAAGATACAGGGGATTTGCTAGACGAAAAGAATATGGCTTTCTTCGACACACAATACAACAAGCCAAAGGCCGACGCCGTTAAAATTTCTAACTTAGGGTTTATTGAGTTACCAGAATATGCCACTAAAAATGACAAGAAATGGGTGATTAGTGATATGGTGTTTTCTCAAGATATGGCACCGTACGCCTCAGAATTCATGTTGAGTGTAGTGAGCACACCCATTGGGGGCAtgaattttgttttaagTTACTACGATTATTCCTTTGAAGATGGAAACTGGGAAAACTTTGACGAATTTGTTACCAAGTTGCATGATAATATGCTCAGGTATGCGAGATTTTAA
- a CDS encoding uncharacterized protein (Has domain(s) with predicted oxidoreductase activity and role in metabolic process), giving the protein MSQQKYALITGASSGIGYALAKEFSLRGYKVIGCSPKSVLHLQKPLEDEYGLISIACDITNLEDIKRVKELVVKETGGYLDVLYNNAGIAIGQPAIEIPEDKLNWIFQVNVIGHINMTKHFAPLVIKSKGSIIFTSSVAARVPLSWISAYSATKAAIDAYAKTLHGEMEPFGVKVHSVITGGVQTQIGGEDNNIEEMKNQFADSPYNVDGIVESGIASQKMAADLGIPPQKYAKNMVGQITKKSSKFNLYGGSNSYLLHILGLFYPFWLVECIMQFTFKQLKPFALIRKKYAGKKNR; this is encoded by the coding sequence ATGTCTCAACAGAAATATGCATTGATTACTGGTGCTTCGTCGGGTATTGGATATGCTTTGGCCAAAGAATTTTCTTTACGTGGATACAAAGTTATTGGATGTTCCCCTAAACTGGTTTTGCATTTGCAAAAGCCATTAGAGGACGAGTATGGTTTGATTTCCATTGCTTGTGACATCACTAATTTGGAAGATATTAAAAGAGTCAAAGAGCTTGTTGTGAAAGAAACAGGTGGGTATTTAGACGTATTGTACAATAATGCCGGTATCGCTATTGGTCAACCTGCTATTGAGATCCCTGAAGATAAGTTGAATTGGATATTCCAAGTTAATGTCATTGGACATATCAACATGACAAAGCATTTTGCGCCTTTGGTTATCAAGTCTAAAGGGTCCATTATTTTCACAAGTTCAGTTGCTGCAAGGGTTCCTTTGTCGTGGATTTCTGCTTACAGCGCAACCAAAGCAGCAATTGATGCGTATGCCAAGACATTGCATGGTGAAATGGAGCCATTTGGAGTTAAAGTTCATAGTGTGATTACCGGAGGTGTACAAACACAAATTGGAGGCGAAGACAATAATATcgaagaaatgaaaaatcaatttgcCGATTCGCCATACAATGTGGATGGAATAGTAGAAAGTGGTATTGCTTCTCAAAAAATGGCAGCGGATTTGGGTATCCCTCCACAGAAGTATGCGAAAAATATGGTTGGCCAAATAACTAAAAAGTCCAGCAAGTTTAACCTTTACGGAGGATCGAATTCCTATCTTTTGCATATTCTTGGTCTCTTTTATCCATTCTGGTTGGTTGAATGCATTATGCAATTTACtttcaaacaattaaaGCCCTTTGCTCTTATTAGAAAGAAATATGCTGGTAAAAAGAATAGATAA
- a CDS encoding uncharacterized protein (Putative voltage-gated chloride channel; predicted role in copper ion and iron ion homeostasis; flow model biofilm induced), translating into MTTYQPVEQSLVEEESDLTLFSDLVRSRSTGSWINQDNIREVQRFNDFRTIDWVEDELDAQKKRVLKARHITSRGNNMKDKIISQAQNWVVLGIMGCSIGLIAGSLNIITSFLSNIRTGHCKRNFYLNESFCCWGEESDHCDNWVKWTSIEFINYILYVLISLLFAYSAAKLVKFYAPSAAGSGISEIKCIVSGFVMDGFLGWPTLFIKSLGLPLAIGSGLSVGKEGPSVHYAVCVGNSIAKLITKYRKSASRAREFLTATAAAGVAVAFGSPMGGVLFSVEEISTVFQLNTIWKSYFCALIAVTTLAALNPFRTGQMVLFEVTYDTNWHYFEIPIYIILGIFGGLYGIIVSKFNIRVVAFRKKYLGNFAVREVLILTLFTASFSYFNQFLRLDMTETMQILFHECDKNFHHPICDSSNKKTGIIVSLLFATLARMLLTIVTYGCKVPAGIFVPSMAAGATFGRALGIIVDLVYANHKDSFVFRNCPKDGKCIIPGTYAFLGAAAGLCGITDLTVTVVIIMFELTGALRYIIPTMIVVAITKSINDKWGKGGIADQMIKFNGLPLIDSKEVFTFGTTVESAMSTVIVSLSTDLNDSITLKQLRTTLQKTRYRGFPIIKSSKDPKIIGYVSRHDLECILKTHENVNEDILCNFNEAESGGVDKVDFDAVINKSPLTVNFNTSLEYVLDIFAKLGARYLLVEKEGCLVGIITRKDVLRYEYTVHEHNRDNVQQANHDAFDEKVWEFINLIGTSAKKNIGKILHNDANRYL; encoded by the coding sequence atgaCAACATACCAACCAGTTGAACAATCATTAGTTGAAGAAGAGTCTGACCTCACGCTTTTTCTGGATCTAGTTAGGAGTAGGTCTACAGGCTCATGGATAAATCAAGACAATATAAGAGAAGTTCAACGCTTCAATGATTTCCGAACAATCGATTGGGTGGAAGATGAATTAGATGCACAAAAGAAGAGAGTGCTCAAGGCTAGACACATAACATCTCGTGGGAATAACATGAAAGACAAAATAATATCACAGGCGCAAAACTGGGTTGTGTTGGGGATTATGGGCTGCTCTATAGGATTGATAGCAGGATCATTAAATATCATTActtcatttttatcaaatatcaGAACTGGTCATTGCAAGAGAAATTTTTATCTTAACGAGTCCTTTTGTTGCTGGGGTGAAGAGAGTGACCACTGCGACAATTGGGTGAAATGGACCTCAATTGAGTTTATAAACTATATTCTTTatgttttgatttctttacTATTTGCGTACCTGGCAGCCAAATTGGTTAAATTTTATGCGCCATCTGCTGCTGGCTCGGGAATTTCTGAAATCAAATGCATTGTTTCCGGATTTGTAATGGATGGATTTTTAGGGTGGCCAACGTTGTTCATCAAAAGTTTGGGCTTGCCATTGGCCATTGGATCTGGATTGAGTGTCGGTAAAGAAGGGCCAAGTGTCCATTATGCTGTTTGTGTGGGAAATTCTATAGCCAAATTGATTACTAAATACCGAAAGAGTGCACTGAGAGCAAGAGAATTTCtaacagcaacagcagcagcaggCGTTGCGGTTGCATTTGGGTCACCCATGGGGGGAGTATTATTTTCAGTGGAAGAAATTTCTACTGTGTTTCAATTAAACACTATCTGGAAATCGTATTTTTGTGCATTAATAGCAGTGACTACCTTGGCAGCACTCAATCCATTTAGAACAGGGCAAATGGTTCTTTTTGAAGTGACTTATGACACCAACTGgcattattttgaaattccCATTTACATTATCCTTGGTATATTTGGAGGGTTATACGGAATCATTGTCTCTAAATTTAACATACGAGTTGTTGCATTCAGGAAAAAGTATTTGGGCAATTTTGCAGTCAGAGAAGTTTTGATATTGACTTTGTTTACAGCAAGCTTTTCATATTTCAACCAGTTCTTACGTTTGGACATGACCGAAACAATGCAAATACTCTTCCATGAATGTGATAAAAACTTTCACCATCCAATATGCGACTCTCTGAATAAAAAGACTGGCATCATTGTTTCGTTGTTGTTTGCAACTTTAGCAAGAATGCTATTGACAATTGTCACATATGGATGCAAAGTACCTGCTGGTATATTTGTTCCTTCGATGGCAGCTGGTGCAACATTTGGTCGAGCCTTGGGGATAATAGTCGATTTAGTTTATGCCAACCATAAAGACTCTTTTGTGTTTAGAAACTGTCCAAAAGATGGCAAGTGTATCATTCCGGGGACTTATGCCTTTTTGGGAGCCGCAGCTGGGTTATGTGGCATTACGGATTTGACAGTTACTGTTGTCATAATTATGTTTGAATTAACTGGTGCTCTACGCTATATCATTCCAACAATGATTGTTGTGGCAATTACTAAAAGTATCAACGATAAGTGGGGAAAAGGTGGAATAGCAGatcaaatgataaaattcAATGGCTTACCGTTAATTGATTCTAAAGAAGTTTTCACCTTTGGCACTACTGTTGAGAGCGCAATGTCTACTGTTATTGTATCACTCTCGACCGATTTAAATGACAGCATAACATTGAAACAGTTGCGAACTACTTTACAGAAAACGAGATACAGAGGGTTTCCAATTATAAAGTCAAGTAAAGATCCAAAAATAATAGGATACGTCTCACGACACGACTTGGAGTGTATTTTGAAAACGCATGAAAATGTGAATGAGGACATATTATGCAATTTTAACGAGGCTGAGTCAGGAGGGGTCGATAAAGTAGATTTTGATGCTGTCATCAACAAATCCCCATTGACAGTAAATTTCAATACATCATTGGAGTATGTTTTGGATATTTTTGCAAAGTTGGGTGCACGATACTTACTTGTGGAGAAAGAAGGTTGTTTAGTTGGGATAATAACAAGAAAAGATGTGTTGCGGTATGAATACACCGTTCATGAGCATAATCGTGACAATGTCCAACAAGCAAATCATGACGCctttgatgaaaaagtaTGGGAGTTTATTAATCTAATTGGCACATCagcaaaaaagaatattggTAAAATACTACATAATGATGCAAATAGATATTTATAG
- a CDS encoding RNA binding protein (Putative U3 snoRNP protein; flucytosine induced), with protein sequence MSAPNPKAFPLADSALTQQILDVVQQSQNLRQLKKGANEATKTLNRGISEFIIMAADTEPIEILLHLPLLCEDKNVPYVFVPSKAALGRACGVSRPVIAASVTSNDASSIKNQIYGIKDKIETLLI encoded by the coding sequence aTGTCTGCCCCAAATCCAAAAGCTTTCCCATTGGCTGATTCTGCTTTGACTCAACAAATCTTAGATGTTGTGCAACAATCCCAAAACTTGAGACAATTAAAGAAAGGTGCTAATGAAGCCACCAAGACTTTGAACAGAGGTATTTCAGAATTCATTATCATGGCTGCTGATACCGAgccaattgaaattttgttgCATTTGCCATTGTTATGTGAAGATAAAAACGTTCCATACGTTTTTGTTCCTTCTAAAGCTGCTTTAGGTAGAGCCTGTGGTGTTTCCAGACCAGTTATTGCTGCTTCTGTCACCTCAAATGATGCATCTTCAATCAAGAACCAAATTTACGGTATCAAAGACAAGATTGAAACTTTGTTGATCTAA
- a CDS encoding uncharacterized protein (Putative nucleolar preribosomal-associated protein; decreased transcription is observed upon benomyl treatment or in an azole-resistant strain that overexpresses MDR1; Spider biofilm induced), giving the protein MGKDLLTAEAVTKLLRSKDTSITEIVNTANSLLNNTLDIYLPGKEVFVLNLLCDRLNDKSNGKFGKWKFNKDVWNLLLSVWSKLNHQKVDRQRVIQRLKIIEIIILVLQQNNDNEVFSSLFEFLGIMFQESYIIADENSATQLLKCFVEHMDVLQASDSIVSWTELVRDIYTRACSKISLEGSKKFYNKFFEDCCFPLIEYLAISEGSSVSPILKELLIQGVFNADSTKYYQSSLERELKKKDIKEVSVIYLYTLTVQLFSAKHMEICEGVYSIMASKCPDLAEKLLSILASCRKTISKPFIESIYKVEVADKPFKQLNWDMVKHIFAIDSELAISKSGFLFKTYKSEFQLDDKVVPVAEVIVDGFARNRELSDFFTKVWPKAIKRDEIWESDEFIHTVSQHVKTFSGKQLIDVIESSFYADKGSQRAIFTAITKGLTSSSANLIDAVKQTLLDRSNYFNATENFWCIRYYLLCLYGTDFTIAEQNMKQNIDLYYHFSIFRLLELQVIKEYSKSDQKYFIACIEGEKEMISPIFKRWLVIFNKFFDSDLLIKLISLGYPDIEFDDVFFEQPKLTTSLIRFITENLPARMDLIASIPIVCFNKAFKKELLNGLFVLFVSNPTKETLENIQYLLGQPTYSSILETNFDNMLKLLTVSTEESKLIAYNVIEIVWKNNVRQIKNEENQKYVNDAISKLSSYLDSMSQQIISPELEAISIILTNTKEVGLFENTEKGLNKLNEKFTNYCINTLNNCNTQNFITVRWLLQALVMLPPKSLSFENVISCTKRLDPNILKDNSIQSTLFQLICKTIDFNYKSLVYVLSLFVSLSSGRNTELYTVLKSLFQKFSKHSQLYFEVFDFFTRSIDAVPVEFNLSFAQIASIFLSTVPKDADANRYNSKCFTFYVNALQSGNECVAMQILTSLKDLLTNQSWIFKQNLLEITLVIVKTGLQKLNSFANQEQIYILSTQIVSHILLYHRFKIATRHHLVLNVMSSLLKYLADGTSKLSSNTEAASAYARLLSNLCEPSERVGDKMFHLTTSASYFKKLLRKHLSVLLSNYIYFNLKYTFTRTVNDAIMPGIYSMFTVLSQNELRVVNDSLDYGGKAFYKTLYNDYKDHGKWKDQ; this is encoded by the coding sequence ATGGGGAAGGATTTGTTGACTGCAGAAGCGGTGACTAAACTATTAAGATCGAAGGACACCTCCATCACAGAGATTGTCAATACTGCAAATAGTCTTTTGAATAATACATTGGATATATATTTACCTGGAAAAGAAGTGTTTGTATTGAACTTACTATGTGACAGATTGAATGACAAATCAAATGGTAAATTTGGAAAGTGGAAGTTTAACAAGGATGTATGGAATTTGCTTCTTCTGGTTTGGTCGAAATTAAATCACCAGAAGGTAGACAGACAAAGGGTAATACAGAGATTGAAAATCATTGAGATTataattttggttttacAGCAGAACAATGACAATGAAGTCTTCTCGAGCTTGTTTGAGTTTCTTGGTATTATGTTTCAAGAGTCTTACATTATTGCAGATGAAAATTCTGCTAcacaattattgaaatgCTTTGTTGAACACATGGATGTTCTCCAAGCTAGCGATTCAATTGTGAGTTGGACTGAACTAGTTCGAGATATATATACTCGTGCCTGCCTGAAAATCAGTTTAGAAGGATCAAAGAAGTTTTACAATAAGTTTTTTGAAGATTGTTGTTTCCCCTTGATCGAGTATTTAGCCATTTCTGAAGGTCTGTCTGTCTCACCAATATTAAAGGAGTTGTTAATTCAAGGGGTGTTCAATGCGGATTCCACAAAGTACTACCAATCAAGTTTAGAGCGGGAGctcaaaaagaaagacaTCAAAGAGGTATCAGTGATATATTTATACACCTTAACGGTGCAACTTTTCAGTGCCAAACATATGGAAATATGTGAAGGGGTATATTCTATCATGGCTTCAAAGTGTCCTGACTTGGCAGAAAAGCTATTGTCTATTTTGGCAAGCTGCAGGAAAACAATTTCTAAACCATTTATAGAGCTGATTTACAAAGTAGAGGTTGCTGATAAGCCttttaaacaattaaacTGGGACATGGTTAAACATATATTTGCAATTGATAGTGAGTTGGCAATTAGCAAATCAGGGTTTTTGTTCAAGACTTACAAGTCTGAATTTCAGTTGGATGACAAAGTTGTACCTGTTGCTGAAGTGATTGTTGATGGTTTTGCAAGAAACCGCGAATTGCTGGATTTTTTTACAAAAGTGTGGCCCAAAGCCATAAAGAGAGACGAGATATGGGAATCAGATGAGTTCATACATACTGTATCACAGCATGTTAAGACTTTTTCAGGGAAACAGTTAATTGATGTCATCGAAAGCTCGTTTTATGCGGATAAGGGGAGTCAACGTGCGATTTTTACAGCAATTACAAAGGGACTAACCAGTTCATCTGCAAACCTAATTGATGCCGTCAAACAGACATTATTAGACCGCAGCAACTATTTCAATGCCACAGAGAATTTTTGGTGTATTCGTTATTACTTGCTCTGTTTATATGGCACGGATTTTACTATTGCTGAACAGAATATGAAACAGAATATTGATTTGTACTATcatttttctattttcagATTATTGGAGTTACAGGTTATCAAGGAGTATTCAAAGTCTGATCAAAAGTATTTTATTGCTTGCATTGAAGGGGAGAAGGAAATGATATCTCCGATTTTCAAAAGATGGTTGgtcattttcaacaaattttttgatagTGACTTGTTGATTAAGTTAATTCTGCTTGGATATCCAGACATTGAATTTGACGATGTATTTTTCGAACAACCAAAGCTAACAACTTCATTGATTAGATTCATTACTGAGAATTTACCAGCAAGAATGGATCTTATCGCTTCTATACCTATTGTTTGCTTTAATAAAGCATTCAAAAAGGAGTTACTTAATGGTTTGTTTGTCTTATTTGTAAGCAATCCCACTAAGGAAACACTCGAAAACATTCAGTATTTGCTTGGCCAGCCTACTTACCTGTCTATTTTGGAGacaaattttgataacaTGTTAAAATTGTTGACTGTTAGTACTGAGGAATCAAAATTGATAGCTTATAATGTCATTGAAATTGTATGGAAAAATAATGTCCGGCAgattaaaaatgaagagAATCAAAAGTATGTCAACGATGCTATCTCGAAATTGAGTAGTTATTTGGACTCCATGTCacaacaaataattctGCCTGAACTAGAAGCAATTCTGATAATACTTACAAATACTAAGGAAGTTGGTTTATTCGAAAATACGGAAAAGGGGTTGAATAAGTTAAATGAAAAGTTTACAAACTATTGTATTAACACTTTAAACAACTGCAACAcccaaaattttattactGTAAGGTGGCTATTACAGGCACTTGTAATGTTGCCACCTAAATCATTgtcttttgaaaatgtcATTTCCTGTACAAAAAGATTAGatccaaatattttgaaagaCAACTCTATTCAATCCAcattgtttcaattgatttgcAAGACAATAGACTTTAACTACAAGAGTTTGGTCTATGTTTTGAGTTTGTTTGTCTCTTTGCTGTCTGGGAGAAATACGGAGTTGTATACAGTGTTAAAGTCgttatttcaaaaattttctaaaCATTCGCAGTTATATTTTGAAgtctttgatttttttaccCGTTCAATTGATGCTGTCCCagttgaattcaatttaagTTTTGCACAGATTGCTTCCATATTTTTGAGCACAGTTCCAAAAGACGCAGATGCCAATCGCTACAACAGCAAATGTTTTACTTTTTATGTTAACGCTTTACAATCTGGAAACGAATGTGTGGCCATGCAGATTTTGACTAGCTTAAAAGATTTGTTGACTAACCAGTCCTGgattttcaaacaaaatttgCTAGAAATAACTTTAGTTATTGTTAAAACCGGATTGCAAAAACTAAACTCTTTTGCCAACCAAGaacaaatttatattttatcaaCCCAAATTGTTTCCCATATCTTGTTGTATCACAGGTTTAAGATTGCCACTAGACACCATCTTGTTTTGAACGTGATGTCAAGTTTATTGAAGTACCTAGCAGATGGAACTTCAAAGTTATCATCAAACACAGAAGCTGCATCTGCCTATGCTCGTTTATTGAGTAATCTATGTGAACCTTCGGAGAGAGTTGGAGATAAGATGTTTCACTTAACAACTTCGGCAagttatttcaaaaaattgttaagAAAACATTTGTCTGTTTTATTAAGCAATTATATCTATTTTAATTTGAAGTACACTTTTACTCGTACTGTGAATGATGCTATAATGCCAGGAATTTACAGTATGTTTACTGTTTTGTCACAAAATGAATTGAGAGTAGTTAATGATTCTTTGGACTACGGTGGGAAAGCATTCTATAAAACTTTGTATAATGATTACAAAGATCATGGGAAATGGAAAGATCAATAA
- the CUP5 gene encoding H(+)-transporting V0 sector ATPase subunit c (Putative proteolipid subunit of the vacuolar H(+)-ATPase V0 sector; required for vacuolar acidification, secretion, filamentous growth; caspofungin repressed), translating to MSDLCPVYAPFFGSIGCAAAIVFTCFGASYGTAKSGVGICATSVTRPDLLVKNVVPVVMAGIIAIYGLVVSVLVSDSLSQKQALYTGFIQLGAGLSVGLSGLAAGFAIGIVGDAGVRGTAQQPRLFVGMILILIFAEVLGLYGLIVALLLNSRASQDVTC from the exons atgTCTGATTTATG TCCAGTTTATGCTCCATTCTTTGGTTCCATCGGTTGTGCTGCAGCCATCGTATTCACATGTTTTGGTGCCTCATATGGTACTGCTAAGTCCGGTGTAGGTATCTGTGCCACATCTGTCACCAGACCAGATTTATTGGTAAAAAACGTTGTTCCAGTTGTTATGGCCGGTATTATTGCCATTTATGGTTTGGTTGTGTCAGTCTTAGTTTCAGACTCTTTGAGTCAAAAACAAGCCTTATATACTggttttattcaattgggTGCTGGTTTATCTGTTGGTTTATCCGGTTTAGCTGCTGGTTTCGCCATTGGTATTGTTGGTGACGCCGGTGTCAGAGGTACTGCCCAACAACCAAGATTGTTTGTTGGTATGatcttgattttgattttcgCAGAAGTTTTGGGATTATATGGTTTAATTGTGGCCTTGTTGTTAAACTCAAGAGCTTCTCAAGACGTCACTTGTTAA